In the Halomicrobium urmianum genome, CCGAAGCGACCGCAGTTTCCGCAGCGCGGCGGGTTACTCATCGCTATCACCGTCCGGAACGGGAGTGTTGTCGGGCCTGAGCTGATACACCCATTTCCGCCTCTCGTAGTCCTCCCACGTGTCGCGGTCCTCGCCGTGGGAGAGCCAGCCGGAACCGTCCGCCTGCCTCACTTGGGTACACTCGAAACCCGCTGCCTCGTAGACTGTTCCGTAGTTCCCGGCGACGCCTGAATTGGCGCTAAACGTATCGAAGCCCTCCAGGCGAGCCCAATCGCGGGCGCGGGCGATGAGCCACGAGCCCGTGTTCGCCGGGCGGTCGTCGCGGCGACAGTAGCGCGTGATGCTCAACTCCGTCCCGTCGTCCGCCATGCGAGCGACCGGGCGACCGACGACCACCACGGCGACGATGCTACCGCGATACCGAGCGGAGAAGCACGCTTTCCAGCCGGGGACACCGCCGAGCGGATGGCGCTGTTCCAGAAACTCATTGATCGGTGCCTTCTCTCGCTCGCGCACGAGCTCAAGGTCGTCGACCGACGAGGGGCTCGGCGGCTCCGCGATCGTGCCGACATTCTTCGTCTGCTTTGGCTCACTCATCGGTACCACCAACCGATTCATGCGTGGGACCGGTCCCACCCTCGCGCTCCTCGAAGCGGAGTCGGTTGTAGGGGGAGAACGTCGCGCCGGAGAACGCCCACCCGGCCCGCCGCATGATCGTTGCGACGTCCTCGGTCCCGCGACCTGCGTCGTCCTCGAACCCGACCGTGATAGTCGTCGGTCGCCAGTCCTCGTCCTCGCCGTCGACGAGGAGCTCGATAACGCACGGGAGGTCGTAGACCATGTTCGCCAGCTCCTGGCGATCGAGGTCGTCGCGCGCGCGTTCCTTCGCCTGTTCGTAGGCGTTCGGAGTAGTGTTCATGGCTCGTAGTTCGGGTCGAACTTCTCCGCCTGTTCGTGCTCGTCGATCAGTAGGACCGTCTCGTCGTCCGCCTCCGCGCCGCAGTACGGGCAGAACGTCGCGTCGTCGTGGCTCTCCTTGAAGCGGTTCGCCCCGACGATATGGGCGTCAGCGCCGCACTCGCCGCAGTCGACGTGATAGACGCCGCGGAGGTCGTTGTTCTCTTTGAGGTACTCTATCAGGTTCATAGGCCAGCTCCCTCGTAGCGACAGTCGGGACAGACGCGCTT is a window encoding:
- a CDS encoding XF1762 family protein, whose product is MSEPKQTKNVGTIAEPPSPSSVDDLELVREREKAPINEFLEQRHPLGGVPGWKACFSARYRGSIVAVVVVGRPVARMADDGTELSITRYCRRDDRPANTGSWLIARARDWARLEGFDTFSANSGVAGNYGTVYEAAGFECTQVRQADGSGWLSHGEDRDTWEDYERRKWVYQLRPDNTPVPDGDSDE
- a CDS encoding phage terminase large subunit family protein — encoded protein: MNLIEYLKENNDLRGVYHVDCGECGADAHIVGANRFKESHDDATFCPYCGAEADDETVLLIDEHEQAEKFDPNYEP